One Heterodontus francisci isolate sHetFra1 chromosome 3, sHetFra1.hap1, whole genome shotgun sequence DNA window includes the following coding sequences:
- the wdcp gene encoding WD repeat and coiled-coil-containing protein isoform X1 gives MRILQMNNMELGKAKLLRTGINVLHQALHPIHGIAWTDGKQVALTAIYLVNGEVMFGDSIVIGSFEHVNGLHWGPVCYTGALALLAVQHKKHITVWQLQNGTLEHNKLLVSQTCELGEIFPILQQGCVWHPKHDALVVLTKRDASVLFAVQIDNRRVKADIKGSGLIHCACWTTDGNRLVIAVGSALHSYIWNNTQKTLHACNFCPIFDVGGYICAIEACLGLQVVVTTELPLDKICGLNAGITFDVTPMSETGSLFSRPTMLAVDENSSMDMRRKSIDSSRSLAEGATPSTSGPLDLTHLLANHRKSDPSPLVHLKRRDCLTGSGHDSSHLILVTFGRKVTTTRKVSIPGILVPDIVTFDPRHCTIAVSSNTCNMILVYSVTPSSMPNIQKIQLHKNERPKGLCFLNERLLLLLVGRQKSNDLAFLPSSNSDRYLIRLMTKKILLDDGSVLSETLGQPGINISGMKKYFENLSKEEPITGKELLLPGNTTIQFPDSRKGLIEEVKNSSSEQSSEASTPKLTEGVSPSESAVILRSYDAEPVNSSITNHELRLSNRNLISPILLNGDQNTQSYASTSLNNIDNANDRIEQLSRKMERLFESFAEVKQSLSQISDYLRNGKKSSMAYPSDPSFLYVICQKMLQENTVVDEKRTFTLCEGRLRLSTVQEVFNLFVVEMFHGSNWIVLTADNDGFAPLTFKPKQEIMIRDGRQTTGPIEFPPPPSPTDSINLENQKSTA, from the exons ATGAG GATTCTACAGATGAACAACATGGAGCTTGGAAAAGCAAAATTGCTGCGAACAGGAATTAATGTATTACATCAAGCTCTTCATCCAATTCATGGAATTGCCTGGACAGATGGAAAGCAAGTTGCTCTCACTGCCATTTACCTAGTCAATGGTGAGGTAATGTTTGGCGACAGCATTGTCATTGGAAGTTTTGAACATGTCAATGGCCTCCATTGGGGTCCTGTTTGTTATACAGGGGCTTTGGCATTGCTTGCTGTTCAGCATAAAAAACATATAACTGTATGGCAGTTACAAAACGGTACATTAGAACACAACAAACTTTTGGTTTCACAAACTTGTGAACTGGGAGAGATTTTTCCAATATTGCAACAAGGCTGTGTTTGGCATCCAAAACACGATGCCTTAGTGGTACTAACAAAGAGAGATGCCTCAGTGTTGTTTGCAGTGCAGATTGACAATCGCAGGGTTAAAGCAGATATCAAAGGCAGTGGTTTGATTCACTGTGCCTGTTGGACTACAGATGGGAATCGTTTAGTGATTGCTGTAGGCAGTGCCCTTCATTCATACATTTGGAATAATACTCAAAAGACGCTTCATGCATGCAATTTCTGCCCCATATTTGATGTCGGAGGATATATCTGTGCAATAGAGGCTTGTTTGGGTTTGCAAGTGGTTGTGACAACTGAATTACCCCTTGATAAAATCTGTGGTCTCAATGCTGGCATTACTTTTGATGTTACACCTATGTCAGAAACTGGATCTTTGTTCTCACGACCCACAATGCTGGCAGTTGATGAAAACTCTTCCATGGATATGAGAAGAAAATCAATAGACTCATCAAGGTCTTTGGCAGAAGGGGCAACACCATCAACATCTGGCCCTTTAGATCTGACCCATCTTCTGGCAAATCATCGAAAGTCTGATCCCAGCCCCCTTGTTCACCTGAAGCGCAGGGATTGCCTTACTGGAAGTGGTCACGACTCATCACATCTGATTCTAGTAACGTTTGGGAGAAAAGTGACAACAACTAGAAAAGTAAGCATCCCTGGGATTCTGGTCCCTGATATTGTAACTTTTGACCCACGTCACTGTACAATCGCTGTATCATCCAACACTTGTAACATGATATTAGTGTATTCAGTGACCCCTTCAAGTATGCCCAACATTCAGAAAATACAGTTGCACAAAAATGAACGACCAAAAGGCTTGTGTTTTCTGAATGAAAGACTACTATTGCTTTTAGTTGGGAGGCAAAAATCAAATGATCTTGCTTTTCTGCCATCTTCAAATTCAGATCGTTATTTAATAAGACTTATGACTAAAAAGATATTGTTAGATGATGGTTCTGTATTATCAGAGACTCTTGGACAGCCTGGCATCAACATCTCTGGAATGAAGAAGTATTTTGAAAATCTGTCCAAAGAAGAGCCAATTACAGGAAAAGAACTATTATTGCCAGGAAATACCACAATTCAATTTCCAGACAGTAGAAAGGGATTAATAGAAGAAGTGAAGAACAGCAGTAGTGAGCAGAGCTCAGAAGCAAGCACTCCAAAACTAACAGAAGGAGTCTCACCCAGTGAGTCTGCAGTGATCTTGAGGAGCTATGATGCAGAACCTGTAAATAGCTCCATAACTAATCATGAACTTCGGCTATCAAATAGGAATTTGATTAGCCCAATCTTGCTTAATGGAGACCAAAATACACAGTCATATGCCAGTACTTCACTGAACAATATTGACAATGCAAATGACAGAATTGAACAACTGTCTAGGAAAATGGAAAGATTGTTTGAAAGCTTCGCAGAGGTGAAGCAGTCCCTTTCTCAAATATCAGATTATTTAAGAAATGGAAAGAAGTCTTCAATGGCCTATCCATCTGATCCTTCCTTCCTTTATGTCATCTGCCAG AAAATGCTGCAAGAAAATACAGTTGTGGATGAAAAACGAACTTTTACCCTTTGTGAAGGCAGGCTTCGTCTGAGTACAGTCCAAGAAGTTTTTAATCTCTTTGTTGTTGAAATGTTTCATG
- the wdcp gene encoding WD repeat and coiled-coil-containing protein isoform X3, producing the protein MRILQMNNMELGKAKLLRTGINVLHQALHPIHGIAWTDGKQVALTAIYLVNGEVMFGDSIVIGSFEHVNGLHWGPVCYTGALALLAVQHKKHITVWQLQNGTLEHNKLLVSQTCELGEIFPILQQGCVWHPKHDALVVLTKRDASVLFAVQIDNRRVKADIKGSGLIHCACWTTDGNRLVIAVGSALHSYIWNNTQKTLHACNFCPIFDVGGYICAIEACLGLQVVVTTELPLDKICGLNAGITFDVTPMSETGSLFSRPTMLAVDENSSMDMRRKSIDSSRSLAEGATPSTSGPLDLTHLLANHRKSDPSPLVHLKRRDCLTGSGHDSSHLILVTFGRKVTTTRKVSIPGILVPDIVTFDPRHCTIAVSSNTCNMILVYSVTPSSMPNIQKIQLHKNERPKGLCFLNERLLLLLVGRQKSNDLAFLPSSNSDRYLIRLMTKKILLDDGSVLSETLGQPGINISGMKKYFENLSKEEPITGKELLLPGNTTIQFPDSRKGLIEEVKNSSSEQSSEASTPKLTEGVSPSESAVILRSYDAEPVNSSITNHELRLSNRNLISPILLNGDQNTQSYASTSLNNIDNANDRIEQLSRKMERLFESFAEVKQSLSQISDYLRNGKKSSMAYPSDPSFLYVICQKMLQENTVVDEKRTFTLCEGRLRLSTVQEVFNLFVVEMFHGQIRSAGIEGCIIRTNETETEELEEWNGVLRGNGA; encoded by the exons ATGAG GATTCTACAGATGAACAACATGGAGCTTGGAAAAGCAAAATTGCTGCGAACAGGAATTAATGTATTACATCAAGCTCTTCATCCAATTCATGGAATTGCCTGGACAGATGGAAAGCAAGTTGCTCTCACTGCCATTTACCTAGTCAATGGTGAGGTAATGTTTGGCGACAGCATTGTCATTGGAAGTTTTGAACATGTCAATGGCCTCCATTGGGGTCCTGTTTGTTATACAGGGGCTTTGGCATTGCTTGCTGTTCAGCATAAAAAACATATAACTGTATGGCAGTTACAAAACGGTACATTAGAACACAACAAACTTTTGGTTTCACAAACTTGTGAACTGGGAGAGATTTTTCCAATATTGCAACAAGGCTGTGTTTGGCATCCAAAACACGATGCCTTAGTGGTACTAACAAAGAGAGATGCCTCAGTGTTGTTTGCAGTGCAGATTGACAATCGCAGGGTTAAAGCAGATATCAAAGGCAGTGGTTTGATTCACTGTGCCTGTTGGACTACAGATGGGAATCGTTTAGTGATTGCTGTAGGCAGTGCCCTTCATTCATACATTTGGAATAATACTCAAAAGACGCTTCATGCATGCAATTTCTGCCCCATATTTGATGTCGGAGGATATATCTGTGCAATAGAGGCTTGTTTGGGTTTGCAAGTGGTTGTGACAACTGAATTACCCCTTGATAAAATCTGTGGTCTCAATGCTGGCATTACTTTTGATGTTACACCTATGTCAGAAACTGGATCTTTGTTCTCACGACCCACAATGCTGGCAGTTGATGAAAACTCTTCCATGGATATGAGAAGAAAATCAATAGACTCATCAAGGTCTTTGGCAGAAGGGGCAACACCATCAACATCTGGCCCTTTAGATCTGACCCATCTTCTGGCAAATCATCGAAAGTCTGATCCCAGCCCCCTTGTTCACCTGAAGCGCAGGGATTGCCTTACTGGAAGTGGTCACGACTCATCACATCTGATTCTAGTAACGTTTGGGAGAAAAGTGACAACAACTAGAAAAGTAAGCATCCCTGGGATTCTGGTCCCTGATATTGTAACTTTTGACCCACGTCACTGTACAATCGCTGTATCATCCAACACTTGTAACATGATATTAGTGTATTCAGTGACCCCTTCAAGTATGCCCAACATTCAGAAAATACAGTTGCACAAAAATGAACGACCAAAAGGCTTGTGTTTTCTGAATGAAAGACTACTATTGCTTTTAGTTGGGAGGCAAAAATCAAATGATCTTGCTTTTCTGCCATCTTCAAATTCAGATCGTTATTTAATAAGACTTATGACTAAAAAGATATTGTTAGATGATGGTTCTGTATTATCAGAGACTCTTGGACAGCCTGGCATCAACATCTCTGGAATGAAGAAGTATTTTGAAAATCTGTCCAAAGAAGAGCCAATTACAGGAAAAGAACTATTATTGCCAGGAAATACCACAATTCAATTTCCAGACAGTAGAAAGGGATTAATAGAAGAAGTGAAGAACAGCAGTAGTGAGCAGAGCTCAGAAGCAAGCACTCCAAAACTAACAGAAGGAGTCTCACCCAGTGAGTCTGCAGTGATCTTGAGGAGCTATGATGCAGAACCTGTAAATAGCTCCATAACTAATCATGAACTTCGGCTATCAAATAGGAATTTGATTAGCCCAATCTTGCTTAATGGAGACCAAAATACACAGTCATATGCCAGTACTTCACTGAACAATATTGACAATGCAAATGACAGAATTGAACAACTGTCTAGGAAAATGGAAAGATTGTTTGAAAGCTTCGCAGAGGTGAAGCAGTCCCTTTCTCAAATATCAGATTATTTAAGAAATGGAAAGAAGTCTTCAATGGCCTATCCATCTGATCCTTCCTTCCTTTATGTCATCTGCCAG AAAATGCTGCAAGAAAATACAGTTGTGGATGAAAAACGAACTTTTACCCTTTGTGAAGGCAGGCTTCGTCTGAGTACAGTCCAAGAAGTTTTTAATCTCTTTGTTGTTGAAATGTTTCATG
- the wdcp gene encoding WD repeat and coiled-coil-containing protein isoform X2 produces the protein MNNMELGKAKLLRTGINVLHQALHPIHGIAWTDGKQVALTAIYLVNGEVMFGDSIVIGSFEHVNGLHWGPVCYTGALALLAVQHKKHITVWQLQNGTLEHNKLLVSQTCELGEIFPILQQGCVWHPKHDALVVLTKRDASVLFAVQIDNRRVKADIKGSGLIHCACWTTDGNRLVIAVGSALHSYIWNNTQKTLHACNFCPIFDVGGYICAIEACLGLQVVVTTELPLDKICGLNAGITFDVTPMSETGSLFSRPTMLAVDENSSMDMRRKSIDSSRSLAEGATPSTSGPLDLTHLLANHRKSDPSPLVHLKRRDCLTGSGHDSSHLILVTFGRKVTTTRKVSIPGILVPDIVTFDPRHCTIAVSSNTCNMILVYSVTPSSMPNIQKIQLHKNERPKGLCFLNERLLLLLVGRQKSNDLAFLPSSNSDRYLIRLMTKKILLDDGSVLSETLGQPGINISGMKKYFENLSKEEPITGKELLLPGNTTIQFPDSRKGLIEEVKNSSSEQSSEASTPKLTEGVSPSESAVILRSYDAEPVNSSITNHELRLSNRNLISPILLNGDQNTQSYASTSLNNIDNANDRIEQLSRKMERLFESFAEVKQSLSQISDYLRNGKKSSMAYPSDPSFLYVICQKMLQENTVVDEKRTFTLCEGRLRLSTVQEVFNLFVVEMFHGSNWIVLTADNDGFAPLTFKPKQEIMIRDGRQTTGPIEFPPPPSPTDSINLENQKSTA, from the exons ATGAACAACATGGAGCTTGGAAAAGCAAAATTGCTGCGAACAGGAATTAATGTATTACATCAAGCTCTTCATCCAATTCATGGAATTGCCTGGACAGATGGAAAGCAAGTTGCTCTCACTGCCATTTACCTAGTCAATGGTGAGGTAATGTTTGGCGACAGCATTGTCATTGGAAGTTTTGAACATGTCAATGGCCTCCATTGGGGTCCTGTTTGTTATACAGGGGCTTTGGCATTGCTTGCTGTTCAGCATAAAAAACATATAACTGTATGGCAGTTACAAAACGGTACATTAGAACACAACAAACTTTTGGTTTCACAAACTTGTGAACTGGGAGAGATTTTTCCAATATTGCAACAAGGCTGTGTTTGGCATCCAAAACACGATGCCTTAGTGGTACTAACAAAGAGAGATGCCTCAGTGTTGTTTGCAGTGCAGATTGACAATCGCAGGGTTAAAGCAGATATCAAAGGCAGTGGTTTGATTCACTGTGCCTGTTGGACTACAGATGGGAATCGTTTAGTGATTGCTGTAGGCAGTGCCCTTCATTCATACATTTGGAATAATACTCAAAAGACGCTTCATGCATGCAATTTCTGCCCCATATTTGATGTCGGAGGATATATCTGTGCAATAGAGGCTTGTTTGGGTTTGCAAGTGGTTGTGACAACTGAATTACCCCTTGATAAAATCTGTGGTCTCAATGCTGGCATTACTTTTGATGTTACACCTATGTCAGAAACTGGATCTTTGTTCTCACGACCCACAATGCTGGCAGTTGATGAAAACTCTTCCATGGATATGAGAAGAAAATCAATAGACTCATCAAGGTCTTTGGCAGAAGGGGCAACACCATCAACATCTGGCCCTTTAGATCTGACCCATCTTCTGGCAAATCATCGAAAGTCTGATCCCAGCCCCCTTGTTCACCTGAAGCGCAGGGATTGCCTTACTGGAAGTGGTCACGACTCATCACATCTGATTCTAGTAACGTTTGGGAGAAAAGTGACAACAACTAGAAAAGTAAGCATCCCTGGGATTCTGGTCCCTGATATTGTAACTTTTGACCCACGTCACTGTACAATCGCTGTATCATCCAACACTTGTAACATGATATTAGTGTATTCAGTGACCCCTTCAAGTATGCCCAACATTCAGAAAATACAGTTGCACAAAAATGAACGACCAAAAGGCTTGTGTTTTCTGAATGAAAGACTACTATTGCTTTTAGTTGGGAGGCAAAAATCAAATGATCTTGCTTTTCTGCCATCTTCAAATTCAGATCGTTATTTAATAAGACTTATGACTAAAAAGATATTGTTAGATGATGGTTCTGTATTATCAGAGACTCTTGGACAGCCTGGCATCAACATCTCTGGAATGAAGAAGTATTTTGAAAATCTGTCCAAAGAAGAGCCAATTACAGGAAAAGAACTATTATTGCCAGGAAATACCACAATTCAATTTCCAGACAGTAGAAAGGGATTAATAGAAGAAGTGAAGAACAGCAGTAGTGAGCAGAGCTCAGAAGCAAGCACTCCAAAACTAACAGAAGGAGTCTCACCCAGTGAGTCTGCAGTGATCTTGAGGAGCTATGATGCAGAACCTGTAAATAGCTCCATAACTAATCATGAACTTCGGCTATCAAATAGGAATTTGATTAGCCCAATCTTGCTTAATGGAGACCAAAATACACAGTCATATGCCAGTACTTCACTGAACAATATTGACAATGCAAATGACAGAATTGAACAACTGTCTAGGAAAATGGAAAGATTGTTTGAAAGCTTCGCAGAGGTGAAGCAGTCCCTTTCTCAAATATCAGATTATTTAAGAAATGGAAAGAAGTCTTCAATGGCCTATCCATCTGATCCTTCCTTCCTTTATGTCATCTGCCAG AAAATGCTGCAAGAAAATACAGTTGTGGATGAAAAACGAACTTTTACCCTTTGTGAAGGCAGGCTTCGTCTGAGTACAGTCCAAGAAGTTTTTAATCTCTTTGTTGTTGAAATGTTTCATG